The Clostridiisalibacter paucivorans DSM 22131 DNA window AAACTATACCTTTAGTTATAACTTCTTTGGGTATATTGATAGCATTTAAAATGAAATTTTGGAATATCGGCGGAGAAGGTCAAATCTGTATGGGTGCTTTTATGGCCAGTTTTATAGCATTGAAATTTCCAGAAGTCCCAAAACCTATACTATTATTTTTAATGATGATATTTGGTATGATAGGTGGAGGGATATGGGCATTTATACCTGCATTTTTCAAATCAAAGTTTAGTACTAATGAAACTTTATTTACATTAATGATGAATTATATAGCTATAAAATGGATTACTTATTTACAATATGGACCATGGAAAGACGAAAATGCGTTGGGTTTTCCTAAGATTCCTAATTTTACAGATAACGCTGTATTGCCTAAAGTTTTTGGCATCCATATGGGATGGATTATAGCATTGGCACTGGTAATTATTATATATGTTTTTATTAACCATACTAAGAAGGGATATGAGATATCAGTAATAGGTGAAAGCGAAAATACAGCTAGATATGCTGGTATAGATGTAAAAAAGACGGTATTAATTGCTATATTTTTGAGTGGAGGATTATGTGGACTTGCCGGTATGATACAAGCCTCTGCGGTAAATAACACACTTTCAGTTGAGCTTTCGGCAGGTGTAGGGTTTACAGCAATCATCACTGCATGGCTTTCTGGATTAAAACCTCATTTCATAATAATGGTTTCTTTTTTATTTGCAGTTCTTACTCAGGGAGGCTCATTTATTCAAACTGCATTTGAAATACCTCAATCGGCGGCTGAAATTTTACAAGGTATGGTTTTAATATTTGTATTGGGAAGTGAATTTTTCGTCAATTATAAAATAATCAGAAGATAATATTGGAGGTCTAAATATGGATTTTGTTTCTCTTTTAAAGGCATCTATACAAGCAGGAACCCCATTATTATTTGCTACACTGGGAGAAATAATAACTGAAAAAGTGGGCAATTTAAATTTAGGAGTTGAAGGACTGATGTTAATGGGTGCCGTAGTCGGTTTTCAGGTGGGGATATTAACATCAAATCCATTCTTGGCATTATTGGGAGCCATGCTTGCAGGGGCATTTGGAGGTTTGATATATGCTTTTTTAACTGTCTCTCTCAGGGCAAATCAAGTAGTATCAGGACTATCCTTAACTATATTTGGAACAGGATTTTCAGGGTTTATGGGCAAGAGACTAATCGGAGAGGTAGTACCTTTAGAATTACAAGAGTTTTTTAAGCCCATGTATATACCAGTTTTAGGAGATATACCATTTATGGGAAAGATACTTTTTAATCAAAATATCTTTGTGTATTTAGGATATGTAATGGCAGTGGTTTTGGGATTATACTTATATAAGACTAGAGTAGGACTTAATGTGAGAATGATAGGAGAAGATCCTTCAGCAGCAGATGCCAGTGGTATAAATGTAAATCTATATAAATATATCAATATAATGATGGGAGGAGCTTTATGTGGCCTAGGTGGAGCTTATTTATCATTGGTTTATGTACCTTCATGGCAGGAAAATGTTACGGCTGGACGTGGATGGATTGCAGTGGCATTGGTTATATTTGTGACATGGAATCCGTATAAGGCATTATTAGGTGCTTATTTTTTCGGAGGATTGGATATAATAGGATTTAGACTTCAAAAGTTTGATATAAAGGTTTCTCAATATATAATAGATATGTTACCGTATATAGCCACAATATTAGTACTTATAATGGTATCTATAAAAGGAAATAAGGAATATATGGCACCAAAGGGGCTGGGAAATTCCTATTTTAGAGAAGATAGATAAAAAGCTATGGAGAATATAAAACCATAGCTTTTTATTATATTAATGAAGGATTTTATGCTTTAAAATAGAATATATATTTTAGTCAAAGCATAAGCTATTGTGAAGAAAAAGACATGAAAGTGGTGGTA harbors:
- a CDS encoding ABC transporter permease, whose translation is MDFVSLLKASIQAGTPLLFATLGEIITEKVGNLNLGVEGLMLMGAVVGFQVGILTSNPFLALLGAMLAGAFGGLIYAFLTVSLRANQVVSGLSLTIFGTGFSGFMGKRLIGEVVPLELQEFFKPMYIPVLGDIPFMGKILFNQNIFVYLGYVMAVVLGLYLYKTRVGLNVRMIGEDPSAADASGINVNLYKYINIMMGGALCGLGGAYLSLVYVPSWQENVTAGRGWIAVALVIFVTWNPYKALLGAYFFGGLDIIGFRLQKFDIKVSQYIIDMLPYIATILVLIMVSIKGNKEYMAPKGLGNSYFREDR
- a CDS encoding ABC transporter permease encodes the protein MYRIAKKTEMDNKKVIIIRVAAVFAALFTSGLFILFLNHNPIEVYTSMLKGSFGSLYRFRETIVKTIPLVITSLGILIAFKMKFWNIGGEGQICMGAFMASFIALKFPEVPKPILLFLMMIFGMIGGGIWAFIPAFFKSKFSTNETLFTLMMNYIAIKWITYLQYGPWKDENALGFPKIPNFTDNAVLPKVFGIHMGWIIALALVIIIYVFINHTKKGYEISVIGESENTARYAGIDVKKTVLIAIFLSGGLCGLAGMIQASAVNNTLSVELSAGVGFTAIITAWLSGLKPHFIIMVSFLFAVLTQGGSFIQTAFEIPQSAAEILQGMVLIFVLGSEFFVNYKIIRR